One window of Leptotrichia sp. oral taxon 498 genomic DNA carries:
- a CDS encoding viral A-type inclusion protein, producing MAKKEKEIEKAKLILTDEEIKDLNEEGIKNLLINKAILDTAKKYEFTDEEKEEFDYFYKNEKNKFFIAKLIENKIVVNENDVTEIYTKNKANFDAQNISFSQAKEIIQRDLLNQQVATLEAEELDKLVQEMEDKVEITKEEILFSKGNSEVLKTLIVGKIIAKKMEEKNFEEKNKKDLEIVKDNVYINYYLDLQVRKNVKVTQEEITEIYEKEKAKLGNVTPNSAYQQIANGLLNNKAVQERNSLIDQIAKDYNVEEVTKEYIK from the coding sequence ATGGCTAAAAAAGAAAAAGAGATTGAAAAAGCAAAATTGATTTTAACTGATGAAGAAATAAAAGATTTAAATGAAGAAGGAATAAAAAATCTTTTAATTAATAAAGCAATTTTGGATACAGCAAAAAAATATGAATTTACAGATGAAGAAAAGGAAGAGTTTGATTATTTCTACAAAAATGAAAAAAACAAATTTTTTATTGCAAAATTAATTGAAAATAAAATTGTAGTAAATGAAAATGATGTTACAGAAATTTACACTAAAAATAAAGCAAATTTTGATGCACAAAACATTTCGTTTTCACAAGCAAAAGAAATTATTCAAAGAGATTTATTGAATCAACAAGTTGCAACTCTTGAAGCTGAAGAGTTGGACAAGTTAGTTCAAGAAATGGAAGATAAAGTAGAAATCACAAAAGAAGAAATTTTATTTTCTAAAGGAAATTCAGAAGTTTTAAAAACATTGATTGTTGGAAAAATAATTGCTAAAAAAATGGAAGAAAAAAACTTTGAAGAAAAAAATAAAAAAGATTTAGAAATTGTTAAAGACAATGTTTATATCAACTATTATCTAGATTTACAAGTTAGAAAAAATGTAAAGGTAACTCAAGAAGAAATTACAGAAATTTATGAAAAAGAAAAAGCAAAATTAGGAAATGTAACTCCAAACAGCGCATACCAGCAAATTGCAAACGGTTTATTGAATAACAAAGCAGTACAGGAAAGAAATAGCTTAATTGACCAAATTGCAAAAGACTATAATGTGGAAGAAGTTACAAAAGAATATATTAAATAA
- the speE gene encoding polyamine aminopropyltransferase, protein MELWYTEEHTKNVRFSIKVDKQLVSFKSEFQRIDIFESKEFGRFLTLDGFMMLTEKDEFIYHEMITHVPMAVNPNTKKILVIGAGDGGTVRELVKYDHIEKIDMVEIDKAVVDLCREFLPSTACKLEDKRVNIYYEDGLKFVRSKHNEYDIVIVDSTDPFGPGEDLFTREFYGNCFNALKDDGILVNQHESPYYEADAIASKRANKQLKAVFPFATVYQLHIPTYPSGHWLFGFASKKYNPVTDLKADIWNSFGIKTKYYNTELHKGAFALPNYVKELISE, encoded by the coding sequence ATGGAGCTTTGGTATACTGAAGAACATACGAAAAATGTCCGTTTTTCGATAAAAGTTGACAAACAGCTAGTTAGTTTTAAAAGCGAATTTCAAAGAATAGATATTTTTGAATCGAAAGAGTTTGGGAGATTTTTAACATTAGACGGATTTATGATGCTCACAGAAAAAGATGAATTTATTTACCACGAAATGATAACTCATGTTCCAATGGCAGTTAATCCAAATACAAAAAAAATATTGGTAATCGGCGCTGGGGACGGTGGAACAGTAAGAGAGCTTGTAAAATATGACCACATTGAAAAAATAGATATGGTTGAGATTGATAAAGCCGTCGTTGATCTGTGTCGGGAGTTTTTGCCATCGACTGCCTGTAAATTAGAAGATAAAAGAGTAAATATTTATTATGAAGATGGTTTAAAATTTGTCCGTTCCAAACATAATGAATATGATATTGTAATTGTCGATTCCACAGATCCTTTTGGGCCTGGAGAAGATTTATTTACAAGAGAATTTTACGGGAATTGTTTTAATGCGTTAAAAGACGATGGAATACTTGTAAATCAGCATGAGAGTCCTTATTACGAAGCTGATGCAATTGCTTCCAAAAGAGCAAATAAACAGTTAAAAGCTGTTTTTCCCTTTGCGACAGTTTATCAGTTGCATATTCCAACATATCCGTCAGGACATTGGCTATTCGGATTCGCTTCAAAAAAATATAATCCAGTAACCGACTTAAAAGCTGATATCTGGAACAGTTTTGGGATAAAGACAAAATATTATAATACAGAACTTCATAAAGGAGCTTTTGCACTTCCAAATTATGTAAAGGAATTAATTAGTGAATAA